One genomic segment of Bacteroides caccae includes these proteins:
- a CDS encoding DNA-directed RNA polymerase subunit omega, whose translation MDYKKTNAPATTVTRDMMELCADTGNVYETVAIIGKRANQISVEIKNDLSKKLAEFASYNDNLEEVFENREQIEISRYYEKLPKPDLIATQEYIEGKIYYRNPAKEKEKLQ comes from the coding sequence ATGGACTACAAAAAAACGAATGCTCCTGCTACAACGGTAACCCGTGACATGATGGAACTCTGTGCCGATACAGGAAATGTTTATGAAACTGTTGCTATTATTGGTAAGCGTGCTAACCAGATCAGCGTGGAAATCAAGAACGACCTTTCTAAGAAATTGGCAGAGTTTGCTTCTTACAATGATAACTTGGAAGAAGTATTTGAGAATAGAGAGCAAATCGAAATTTCTCGTTATTATGAGAAGTTGCCGAAACCGGACTTGATTGCTACGCAAGAATACATCGAAGGGAAAATATATTATAGAAATCCGGCAAAGGAAAAGGAAAAACTTCAGTAA
- the uvrB gene encoding excinuclease ABC subunit UvrB, producing the protein MNFELTSAYKPTGDQPEAIAQLTDGVIQGLPAQTLLGVTGSGKTFTIANVIANINKPTLILSHNKTLAAQLYSEFKGFFPNNAVEYYVSYYDYYQPEAYLPNSDTYIEKDLAINDEIDKLRLAATSALLSGRKDVVVVSSVSCIYGMGNPSDFYKNVIEIERGRMLDRNVFLRRLVDSLYVRNDIDLNRGNFRVKGDTVDIYLAYTDNLLRVTFWGDEIDGIEEVDPVTGVTIAPFEAYKIYPANLFMTTKEATLRAIHEIEDDLTKQVAFFESIGKEYEAKRLYERVTYDMEMIRELGHCSGIENYSRYFDGRAAGTRPYCLLDFFPDDFLIVIDESHVSVPQIRAMYGGDRARKINLVEYGFRLPAAMDNRPLKFEEFAEMAKQVIYVSATPAEYELIQSEGIVVEQVIRPTGLLDPIIEVRPSLNQIDDLMEEIQLRIEKSERVLVTTLTKRMAEELTEYLLNNNVRCNYIHSDVDTLERVKIMDDLRQGIYDVLIGVNLLREGLDLPEVSLVAILDADKEGFLRSHRSLTQTAGRAARNVNGKVIMYADRMTDSMKLTIDETNRRREKQLAYNEANGITPQQIKKARNLSVFGNANSETEELLKEKHAYVEPSTPNIAADPVVQYMSKAQMEKSIERTRKLMQEAAKKLEFIEAAQYRDELLKLEDLMKEKWG; encoded by the coding sequence ATGAATTTTGAATTAACATCAGCCTACAAACCCACCGGAGACCAACCGGAAGCGATTGCCCAACTAACAGACGGAGTAATCCAGGGACTTCCTGCACAGACTTTATTAGGAGTTACCGGTTCGGGAAAGACATTCACTATCGCCAACGTTATTGCTAACATCAACAAGCCGACGTTGATTCTAAGCCATAACAAGACGCTGGCTGCACAGTTATACAGCGAGTTTAAGGGATTTTTTCCGAATAATGCGGTAGAATACTATGTTTCTTACTATGACTATTATCAGCCGGAGGCCTATCTACCCAACAGTGATACTTATATAGAAAAAGACCTTGCTATCAATGACGAAATTGACAAACTCCGTCTTGCTGCCACTTCTGCCCTACTCTCCGGACGAAAGGATGTGGTCGTGGTGTCTTCCGTTTCTTGTATCTATGGCATGGGAAATCCTTCGGACTTCTATAAAAATGTCATAGAAATCGAACGGGGACGTATGCTCGACCGCAACGTATTCCTCCGCCGGCTAGTAGATAGTTTATATGTACGCAACGACATTGACCTAAACCGTGGGAATTTCCGTGTCAAGGGAGATACAGTAGATATTTATCTGGCCTATACGGACAATCTGCTCCGTGTCACTTTCTGGGGTGACGAAATTGACGGTATAGAAGAGGTAGACCCAGTGACCGGAGTCACCATTGCTCCTTTCGAAGCTTACAAGATTTATCCGGCAAATCTGTTCATGACTACCAAGGAGGCGACTCTCCGTGCCATTCATGAAATAGAAGATGATCTGACCAAACAGGTTGCCTTCTTTGAATCAATCGGCAAAGAATACGAGGCCAAACGGCTCTATGAACGGGTTACTTATGATATGGAAATGATCCGGGAGTTGGGACACTGCTCCGGGATAGAGAACTATTCACGTTACTTCGACGGTCGGGCTGCCGGTACTCGTCCATACTGCCTGCTCGATTTCTTCCCGGACGATTTCTTGATTGTTATTGACGAAAGCCATGTTAGCGTACCACAAATCCGTGCCATGTACGGAGGAGACCGTGCCCGTAAAATCAATCTTGTAGAATATGGCTTCCGTTTGCCCGCAGCCATGGACAACCGTCCGTTAAAATTTGAAGAGTTTGCAGAAATGGCAAAGCAGGTGATCTATGTCAGTGCCACTCCGGCAGAATATGAATTGATTCAGTCTGAAGGTATTGTCGTAGAACAAGTGATTCGTCCCACCGGCCTGCTTGATCCTATCATTGAAGTCCGGCCGAGCCTGAATCAAATTGATGATTTAATGGAAGAAATCCAGCTTCGTATCGAAAAAAGCGAACGTGTGCTTGTCACTACTCTCACCAAACGTATGGCTGAAGAACTGACCGAATATCTCCTTAATAATAATGTAAGATGCAATTATATCCACAGTGATGTCGACACTTTGGAGCGTGTGAAGATTATGGATGATCTCCGGCAAGGTATATACGATGTACTGATTGGTGTCAACCTGCTTCGTGAGGGGCTTGACCTTCCAGAAGTATCACTTGTTGCTATCCTTGATGCGGATAAGGAAGGATTCCTCCGTTCACACCGTTCCCTGACACAGACCGCCGGACGTGCTGCCCGTAATGTCAATGGAAAAGTTATCATGTATGCCGACAGAATGACGGACAGTATGAAACTCACCATTGACGAGACTAACCGCCGCCGCGAAAAACAGTTGGCTTACAATGAAGCAAACGGAATCACTCCCCAACAGATTAAAAAGGCTCGAAATCTATCAGTATTCGGAAATGCAAACTCGGAAACAGAAGAACTGCTGAAAGAAAAGCACGCTTATGTTGAACCTTCTACTCCGAATATTGCAGCAGATCCGGTGGTACAGTATATGAGCAAAGCGCAAATGGAAAAGAGCATCGAACGTACCCGCAAACTAATGCAAGAGGCAGCCAAGAAACTGGAATTTATCGAAGCTGCACAATATCGCGATGAATTATTGAAACTGGAAGACCTTATGAAGGAGAAATGGGGATAA
- a CDS encoding ATP-binding cassette domain-containing protein produces MRKGEPIVVVKYVSKSYGKVEALKEVSLVVEQGEIFGLIGPDGAGKSTLFRILTTLLLADKGSATVGGLNVVEDYELIRTKVGYMPGRFSLYQDLSVEENLEFFATVFHTTIQENYALIKDIYQQIEPFKKRRAGALSGGMKQKLALSCALIHKPDILFLDEPTTGVDPVSRKEFWQMLRNLREQGITIIVSTPIMDEARQCDRIAFINHGEIHGIDTPERILQEFASILCPPSLEREEVQHTMAPVIEVEQLTKCFGNFTAVDHISFQVNRGEIFGFLGANGAGKTTAMRMLCGLSKPTSGVGKVAGFDISREAEQVKKHIGYMSQKFSLYEDLKVWENIRLFAGIYGMKEKDIEQKTDELLERLGFSAERNTLVKSLPLGWKQKLAFSVSIFHEPRIVFLDEPTGGVDPATRRQFWELIYQAADRGITVFVTTHYMDEAEYCNRISIMVDGQIKALDTPARLKQQFGADTMDDVFQQLARHAVRKAD; encoded by the coding sequence ATGAGAAAAGGAGAACCTATAGTCGTTGTAAAGTATGTAAGTAAGAGCTACGGAAAAGTGGAAGCTCTGAAAGAGGTTTCTCTTGTTGTAGAGCAGGGGGAAATCTTCGGGCTTATTGGTCCCGATGGTGCGGGCAAGAGTACGTTGTTCCGCATCTTGACGACCCTGTTGCTTGCAGATAAAGGCTCGGCAACTGTCGGAGGGCTGAATGTGGTGGAAGACTATGAACTGATTCGTACCAAAGTGGGGTATATGCCCGGTCGTTTTTCTTTGTACCAGGATCTTTCGGTAGAAGAGAATCTGGAGTTTTTTGCTACCGTATTCCATACGACGATTCAAGAGAATTATGCTTTGATTAAAGATATTTATCAACAGATAGAGCCTTTTAAGAAGCGGAGAGCGGGAGCTTTGTCGGGAGGTATGAAGCAGAAACTTGCATTAAGTTGTGCGCTGATTCACAAACCCGATATTTTGTTCTTGGATGAACCTACCACAGGAGTTGATCCGGTGTCTCGTAAAGAGTTCTGGCAGATGTTGCGAAACTTACGGGAACAGGGCATTACGATTATTGTTTCGACTCCTATTATGGATGAAGCCCGCCAGTGCGACCGGATAGCTTTTATCAATCATGGAGAGATTCATGGAATTGATACTCCCGAACGGATTTTACAGGAATTTGCTTCCATTCTTTGTCCGCCTTCGTTGGAACGGGAAGAAGTACAACATACAATGGCTCCTGTTATTGAAGTAGAACAACTGACAAAATGTTTCGGCAATTTCACTGCGGTCGACCATATTTCTTTTCAAGTGAACCGTGGAGAAATTTTCGGTTTCCTGGGAGCAAACGGAGCAGGAAAGACGACTGCAATGCGTATGTTATGCGGACTAAGCAAGCCGACGTCCGGGGTAGGGAAAGTCGCCGGATTTGATATATCCCGGGAAGCGGAACAAGTGAAAAAGCATATTGGCTATATGAGCCAAAAATTCTCTCTATATGAGGATTTGAAGGTTTGGGAGAACATTCGCCTGTTTGCGGGGATTTATGGGATGAAGGAAAAAGATATAGAACAGAAGACTGATGAACTGCTGGAACGCTTGGGATTTTCTGCCGAGCGGAACACGTTGGTTAAAAGCCTTCCTTTGGGCTGGAAACAGAAGCTGGCTTTTTCGGTCTCTATTTTCCATGAGCCGAGAATTGTCTTTCTGGATGAACCTACGGGCGGGGTTGACCCTGCTACGCGCCGGCAGTTCTGGGAACTGATCTATCAGGCAGCCGACCGGGGAATTACTGTATTTGTAACTACGCATTATATGGATGAGGCTGAATATTGTAACCGGATTTCCATTATGGTGGACGGGCAGATCAAGGCTCTTGACACACCGGCCCGTCTGAAGCAGCAGTTCGGAGCAGATACAATGGATGATGTTTTCCAACAATTGGCCCGCCATGCGGTACGTAAAGCAGATTGA
- a CDS encoding ABC transporter permease — MIKFLIEKEFKQLLRNSFLPKLILIFPCMIMLLMPWAVNMEIKNIRLNIVDNDHSAVSQRLVNKIAASTYFHLTEVPASYEEGLRNIELGTADIVMEIPRHLERDWMNGRDAHVLVAANSVNGTKGGLGSSYLTAIINGYASELRSERPEAVSVSEIIPSIRIDTQGLFNPNLNYKLYMIPALMAMLLTLICGFLPALNVVSEKEVGTIEQINVTPVPKFTFILAKLLPYWIVGFIVLTLCFVLAWLLYGIVPVGHFSMIYLLVIFFVLVMSGFGLVISNYSATMQQSMFVMFFFMLILMLMSGLFTPVSSMPEWAQAITVFNPLKYFIEAMRMVYLKGSGLVDLLPEIGILSLFAVFFNSWAVISYRKSR, encoded by the coding sequence ATGATAAAGTTTCTGATAGAAAAAGAGTTTAAACAGTTGCTTCGCAACTCGTTTCTACCGAAGTTGATTCTTATTTTTCCTTGTATGATTATGCTGTTGATGCCTTGGGCGGTGAATATGGAGATAAAGAATATTCGGTTGAATATAGTTGACAATGACCATTCTGCAGTTTCGCAACGATTGGTGAATAAGATTGCCGCTTCTACTTATTTCCATTTAACGGAGGTCCCGGCTTCGTATGAAGAAGGATTACGGAATATTGAACTGGGTACGGCGGATATTGTCATGGAGATTCCTAGGCATTTGGAGCGTGACTGGATGAATGGGAGAGATGCGCACGTATTAGTAGCCGCCAACTCGGTGAATGGAACAAAAGGCGGATTAGGCAGTTCTTATCTGACCGCTATTATTAATGGTTATGCGTCCGAATTACGCTCGGAACGTCCGGAGGCTGTTTCTGTATCCGAAATCATTCCTTCTATCCGTATTGATACGCAAGGGCTGTTTAACCCGAATCTGAATTATAAGCTCTATATGATTCCGGCATTAATGGCAATGCTGTTGACATTGATTTGTGGTTTTCTGCCGGCTTTGAATGTGGTCAGTGAGAAAGAAGTCGGGACCATTGAACAGATAAATGTTACTCCTGTACCTAAATTTACTTTTATTCTTGCTAAACTTTTGCCTTACTGGATTGTAGGTTTTATTGTGTTGACATTATGTTTTGTGTTGGCTTGGCTGCTTTATGGGATAGTACCTGTGGGGCATTTTAGTATGATCTATCTCTTGGTGATTTTTTTTGTATTGGTGATGTCCGGTTTTGGGTTGGTTATATCCAACTATTCAGCGACGATGCAGCAATCTATGTTTGTGATGTTCTTTTTCATGTTGATTCTGATGTTGATGAGCGGACTGTTTACACCGGTTAGCAGTATGCCGGAATGGGCGCAGGCTATCACTGTATTCAATCCTTTAAAATATTTTATAGAGGCGATGCGTATGGTATATCTGAAAGGAAGCGGCTTGGTCGATTTATTGCCGGAGATAGGCATTCTGTCTCTTTTTGCTGTATTCTTCAATAGTTGGGCGGTGATTAGCTATAGGAAAAGCCGGTAA
- a CDS encoding HlyD family secretion protein, giving the protein MKRMIKIGIGGIALTMLSACGNGTPDYDATGTFEATEVIVSAEAAGKLLNLDIEEGKRLQTGEEIGLVDTLQLYLKKLQLEANMKSVESQRPDLAKQIAATKQQIATAEREKKRVENLLTAGAANQKQLDDWDAQVKLLERQLAAQESSLLNSTNSLTEQGNSVAIQVAQVKDQLNKCHIQSPIEGTVLAKYAEAGELAAVGKPLFKVAEIGRMYLRAYITSEQLSQVKLGDKVTVYSDYGNSEQKAYTGVITWISERSEFTPKTILTKNERANLVYAVKIAVESDGALKIGMYGGVKF; this is encoded by the coding sequence ATGAAACGAATGATAAAAATAGGAATAGGAGGGATAGCATTGACAATGCTATCTGCCTGCGGAAATGGAACGCCTGACTATGATGCGACAGGCACGTTTGAAGCAACGGAAGTTATAGTTTCCGCTGAAGCTGCCGGCAAATTGTTGAATTTGGATATTGAGGAAGGGAAGCGGTTGCAGACTGGAGAGGAAATCGGCCTGGTGGATACGCTTCAGTTGTACTTGAAAAAACTACAACTGGAGGCTAACATGAAATCGGTGGAAAGCCAGCGTCCGGATTTAGCCAAACAAATTGCTGCTACCAAACAGCAGATTGCTACGGCTGAGCGGGAGAAAAAGAGAGTGGAGAATTTGCTTACGGCAGGAGCGGCAAACCAGAAACAATTGGATGACTGGGATGCGCAGGTTAAACTGCTTGAACGACAGCTTGCAGCTCAAGAATCATCGTTGCTGAATAGCACGAATAGTTTGACGGAGCAGGGAAACTCCGTTGCCATACAAGTGGCACAAGTGAAAGACCAATTGAATAAGTGTCATATTCAGTCGCCGATTGAAGGCACGGTATTAGCGAAATATGCAGAAGCCGGTGAACTGGCGGCTGTTGGCAAACCTCTGTTTAAGGTGGCCGAAATAGGTCGTATGTATCTGCGGGCTTACATCACTTCGGAGCAGCTATCACAAGTGAAACTGGGTGATAAGGTGACGGTATATTCCGATTATGGAAATTCGGAGCAGAAGGCTTATACGGGTGTAATTACGTGGATTTCCGAACGGTCGGAATTTACACCCAAAACCATTCTGACGAAGAACGAACGTGCCAATCTGGTGTATGCGGTAAAGATTGCCGTGGAAAGTGACGGAGCGTTGAAAATAGGTATGTATGGCGGAGTCAAGTTTTGA
- a CDS encoding amino acid-binding protein, protein MVAKQLSIFLENKSGRLTEVTEVLAKENINLSALCIAENADFGILRGIVSDPDRAYKALKDNHFAVNVTDVVGISCPNVPGALAKVLGYLSAEGVFIEYMYSFANNNIANVVIRPSNLDKCIEVLKEKKVDLLAASDLYKL, encoded by the coding sequence ATGGTAGCAAAACAACTTTCTATCTTTTTGGAAAACAAGTCAGGTCGTTTGACGGAAGTGACTGAAGTGCTGGCAAAAGAAAATATCAACCTTTCTGCCTTGTGCATCGCCGAAAATGCTGATTTTGGCATTCTGCGTGGAATTGTATCCGATCCGGATAGAGCATACAAAGCCTTAAAAGACAATCATTTTGCAGTGAATGTGACTGATGTGGTCGGCATTAGCTGTCCGAACGTACCCGGAGCTTTGGCAAAGGTACTGGGATATTTGTCTGCTGAAGGAGTGTTTATTGAATATATGTACTCATTTGCTAACAACAATATTGCAAATGTGGTGATTCGCCCCAGCAATCTGGATAAATGCATCGAAGTGCTGAAAGAAAAGAAAGTCGACCTGTTGGCGGCAAGCGATTTGTATAAATTGTAG
- a CDS encoding SanA/YdcF family protein: MKRKLLYITLIITILCVISIIICNRRIKKNASQKLYTEITETPKNNVGLLLGTSPKLKNGNNNLYFDYRIFATLELYKAGKINYILISGDNRKENYNEPEEMKKALMQRGVPEKYIYLDYAGFRTLDSVVRAKEVFGQSRLTIISQRFHNERAIYLAEKNGINAIGYNAKDVNAYSGLKTNIRELFARVKMFIDLAINKQPHFLGDKIIIGK; encoded by the coding sequence ATGAAACGAAAATTACTCTATATCACTTTAATAATAACCATTCTATGTGTAATTAGCATTATTATATGCAACCGGCGAATCAAGAAGAATGCATCTCAAAAATTATATACTGAAATTACAGAAACACCTAAAAACAATGTAGGGCTATTGCTTGGTACTTCTCCCAAACTAAAAAACGGGAATAACAATTTATATTTTGACTACCGTATTTTTGCAACTCTTGAATTATACAAAGCCGGAAAGATAAATTATATCCTTATCAGTGGCGACAATCGTAAAGAAAATTATAATGAACCGGAAGAGATGAAGAAAGCACTTATGCAAAGAGGAGTCCCGGAAAAATACATTTATCTGGATTATGCAGGATTTCGCACACTCGATTCCGTTGTTCGTGCCAAAGAAGTGTTCGGACAAAGCCGACTAACAATTATTTCTCAACGTTTTCACAATGAACGAGCTATTTATTTAGCAGAAAAGAATGGAATAAACGCTATCGGTTACAACGCCAAAGACGTGAATGCTTATTCAGGACTGAAAACTAATATTCGAGAATTATTTGCAAGAGTCAAGATGTTTATTGACTTGGCAATAAACAAACAACCTCATTTTTTAGGAGACAAGATTATTATCGGAAAATAA
- a CDS encoding alanyl-tRNA editing protein codes for MEQQIQLNDHNKQEYPPMHTAEHLLNATMVKTFGCPRSRNAHIERKKSKCDYILSSSPTAEQIQAIENKVNEVINQNLPVTIEFMTHEQAKNIVDLSKLPKDASETLRIIRIGDYDACACIGAHVSHTSEVGIFKIISYDYDEARQTLRLRFKLV; via the coding sequence ATGGAACAACAAATTCAACTCAACGACCACAACAAACAGGAGTATCCTCCTATGCACACTGCGGAGCATTTATTGAATGCCACTATGGTGAAGACATTCGGTTGTCCACGCTCACGTAATGCCCATATAGAAAGGAAAAAAAGTAAATGTGACTATATTCTTTCCTCTTCTCCGACAGCGGAACAAATTCAAGCGATCGAAAATAAGGTGAACGAAGTAATCAACCAGAACTTGCCCGTAACAATTGAATTCATGACACACGAACAGGCAAAAAATATTGTAGATCTTAGCAAGTTGCCGAAAGATGCCAGCGAAACACTTCGCATCATACGTATAGGAGATTATGACGCTTGCGCTTGTATCGGGGCACACGTCTCCCATACCTCCGAAGTGGGCATTTTCAAAATCATTAGCTATGATTATGACGAAGCAAGACAAACTCTACGATTAAGATTCAAACTGGTTTAA
- a CDS encoding ABC transporter permease, with amino-acid sequence MKQFIAFVKKEFYHIFRDRRTMLILLGMPVVQIILFGFAISTEVKNVRLAVLDPSNDVVTRKIIDRLDASEYFTVTRRFHSPREMEAAFLKNKIDMVVVFNEHFADGLYCGDARVQLIVDATDPNMSTSQINYATGIVSAVGQEMISPGISSSARLTPDIKLLYNPQMKSAYNFVPGVMGLILMLICAMMTSISIVREKETGTMEVLLVSPVKPLFIILAKAVPYFVLSFVNLVTILLLSVFVLDVPVVGSLFWLVVVSLLFIFVSLSLGLLISSVTRTQVAAMLASGMILMMPTMVLSGMIFPVESMPLILQLISDIIPARWYIQAVRKLMIEGVSVVLVFKEIGILLLMATVLITVSIKKFKYRLE; translated from the coding sequence ATGAAACAGTTTATAGCTTTCGTAAAGAAGGAGTTTTACCATATTTTCCGGGATCGGCGTACGATGCTGATTCTGTTGGGAATGCCTGTCGTGCAGATTATCCTATTCGGCTTCGCTATCAGTACGGAGGTAAAAAATGTCCGGCTTGCTGTTCTCGATCCCTCTAATGATGTGGTGACACGGAAAATCATTGATCGGCTGGATGCTAGTGAGTATTTCACTGTCACCAGGCGTTTTCATTCTCCGCGGGAAATGGAGGCTGCCTTCTTGAAAAATAAAATAGATATGGTGGTTGTCTTTAACGAACATTTTGCCGACGGACTTTATTGCGGTGACGCACGTGTCCAGTTGATTGTGGATGCAACAGACCCTAATATGTCGACCTCGCAAATCAACTATGCTACGGGCATTGTGTCTGCGGTAGGACAGGAGATGATATCTCCGGGCATATCGTCGTCGGCTCGTCTGACTCCGGACATAAAGTTACTGTATAACCCGCAAATGAAGAGCGCCTATAACTTTGTTCCGGGAGTAATGGGATTGATTTTGATGTTGATTTGCGCAATGATGACTTCTATCTCTATTGTCCGTGAGAAGGAAACAGGCACAATGGAAGTCTTGTTGGTATCGCCTGTCAAACCGCTGTTTATCATTCTGGCGAAGGCAGTTCCTTATTTTGTATTGTCGTTTGTCAATTTGGTGACGATTCTGTTGCTTTCTGTATTTGTACTGGATGTACCGGTAGTGGGCAGCCTGTTTTGGTTGGTGGTGGTGTCTTTGCTGTTTATTTTTGTCTCGTTGTCGTTGGGATTGCTGATTTCATCGGTAACACGTACACAAGTGGCGGCTATGCTGGCTTCCGGCATGATTCTGATGATGCCTACCATGGTGTTGTCCGGTATGATTTTCCCTGTGGAGAGTATGCCGTTGATTCTTCAGTTGATATCGGATATTATTCCGGCCCGCTGGTATATCCAGGCTGTACGTAAACTGATGATTGAAGGAGTATCGGTTGTACTGGTATTTAAGGAGATTGGCATTTTGTTGTTAATGGCAACCGTGCTCATCACTGTCAGCATTAAGAAGTTTAAATATCGATTGGAGTAA
- a CDS encoding phenylacetate--CoA ligase family protein → MIWNESIECMDRESLRKIQSIRLKKIVDYVYHNTPFYRKKMQEMGITPDDINSIDDIVKLPFTTKHDLRDNYPFGLCAVPMSQIVRIHASSGTTGKPTVVGYTRKDLSSWAECISRAFTAYGAGRSDIFQVSYGYGLFTGGLGAHAGAENIGASVIPMSSGNTEKQITLMHDFGSTVLCCTPSYALYLADAIKDSGLPREEFKLKVGAFGAEPWTEQMRHEIEEKLGIKAYDIYGLSEIAGPGVGYECECQHGTHLNEDHYFPEIIDPNTLQPVEPGQTGELVFTHLTKEGMPLLRYRTRDLTALHYDTCSCGRTLVRMDRILGRSDDMLIIRGVNVFPTQIESVILEMAEFEPHYLLIVGRENNTDTMELQVEVRPDFYSDEINRMLALKKKLAGRLQSVLGLGVNVKLVEPRSIERSVGKAKRVIDNRKL, encoded by the coding sequence ATGATTTGGAATGAGAGCATTGAGTGTATGGACCGCGAAAGTCTTCGCAAGATTCAAAGCATACGACTCAAGAAAATTGTAGATTACGTTTATCACAACACCCCCTTCTATCGGAAGAAAATGCAGGAAATGGGTATCACGCCCGATGACATCAACAGTATTGATGATATTGTGAAACTGCCGTTTACCACAAAACATGATTTAAGAGATAACTATCCGTTCGGACTTTGTGCCGTGCCGATGAGTCAGATTGTGCGTATTCATGCGTCTTCCGGTACTACCGGAAAACCGACCGTTGTCGGATATACCCGTAAGGACTTGTCTTCATGGGCAGAATGTATCTCACGTGCTTTTACTGCTTATGGTGCCGGCCGTTCGGATATTTTCCAGGTGTCTTATGGATACGGACTTTTTACAGGTGGATTGGGAGCACATGCCGGTGCAGAAAATATCGGAGCATCCGTGATTCCGATGTCCAGCGGTAATACGGAGAAACAAATCACACTGATGCATGATTTCGGTTCAACGGTGCTTTGTTGTACTCCTTCTTATGCACTTTATCTGGCTGATGCGATCAAAGACTCCGGTTTACCCCGCGAAGAATTCAAGTTGAAAGTCGGTGCTTTTGGTGCAGAACCCTGGACGGAGCAAATGCGCCATGAAATTGAAGAAAAACTGGGTATCAAGGCTTATGATATTTATGGCTTGAGTGAGATTGCCGGACCGGGTGTGGGGTACGAATGTGAATGCCAACACGGCACTCACTTGAATGAAGACCATTATTTTCCGGAAATTATTGATCCCAATACCCTGCAACCTGTTGAACCCGGGCAAACGGGTGAACTGGTATTTACTCATTTGACAAAAGAAGGGATGCCACTATTACGTTACCGTACTCGTGACTTAACTGCCTTGCATTATGACACATGTTCCTGTGGTCGTACGTTGGTACGTATGGATCGTATCTTGGGACGTAGTGATGATATGCTGATTATTCGTGGGGTGAATGTCTTCCCGACACAGATCGAATCTGTTATTCTTGAAATGGCAGAATTTGAACCGCATTACCTGTTAATAGTAGGCCGTGAAAATAATACCGATACCATGGAACTCCAGGTGGAAGTACGTCCGGATTTTTATTCGGACGAAATCAACCGGATGTTGGCATTGAAGAAGAAATTGGCAGGACGTTTGCAAAGTGTACTCGGATTGGGTGTTAATGTGAAACTGGTAGAACCACGTAGTATTGAACGTAGCGTGGGTAAAGCGAAACGAGTGATTGATAACAGAAAACTGTAA
- a CDS encoding outer membrane protein assembly factor BamD, giving the protein MKKNIIITLLAAATLTSCGEYNKLLKSTDYEYKYEAAKNYFAKGQYNRSATLLNELITILKGTDKAEESLYMLGMSYYNQKDYQTAAQTFITYFNTYPRGTFTELARFHAGKALFLDTPEPRLDQSSTYQAIQQLQMFMEYFPNSVKKQEAQDMIFALQDKLVLKELYSAKLYYNLGNYMGNNYESCVITAQNALKDYPYTDYREELSILILRARYEMAIYSVEDKKADRYRETVDEYYAFKNEFPESKYLKEAEKIFNESQKVIKD; this is encoded by the coding sequence ATGAAGAAAAATATCATTATAACTTTGCTTGCGGCAGCCACTCTGACATCATGTGGAGAGTATAATAAATTGCTGAAAAGCACCGATTACGAATACAAGTACGAAGCCGCCAAAAACTATTTTGCGAAAGGGCAGTATAACCGCTCAGCTACTTTGCTGAACGAGTTAATAACCATTCTTAAAGGAACCGATAAAGCGGAAGAATCCTTGTATATGTTGGGTATGAGCTATTATAATCAGAAAGATTATCAGACAGCAGCCCAGACATTTATCACCTATTTTAATACATATCCGCGTGGCACATTTACCGAATTGGCACGTTTCCATGCAGGTAAGGCCTTGTTCTTGGATACTCCGGAACCACGTCTGGACCAATCGAGTACTTATCAGGCTATCCAACAATTACAGATGTTCATGGAATACTTTCCGAATAGTGTCAAGAAGCAGGAAGCTCAGGATATGATTTTTGCTTTGCAGGATAAGCTGGTGTTGAAAGAACTTTATTCGGCAAAACTATATTATAATTTGGGTAATTATATGGGTAATAATTATGAGTCTTGTGTAATCACGGCTCAGAATGCACTGAAAGATTATCCTTATACCGATTATCGCGAAGAACTTTCTATATTAATTCTGCGTGCAAGATACGAAATGGCTATTTATAGCGTGGAAGATAAAAAGGCGGATCGTTATCGTGAAACTGTTGATGAGTATTATGCTTTTAAGAATGAGTTTCCGGAAAGCAAGTACTTGAAAGAGGCTGAGAAAATATTTAATGAATCACAAAAAGTAATTAAAGACTAA